The following are encoded together in the Budorcas taxicolor isolate Tak-1 chromosome 4, Takin1.1, whole genome shotgun sequence genome:
- the CHPF2 gene encoding chondroitin sulfate glucuronyltransferase isoform X1: MAGPTTMRLSSVLALLRPALPLILGLSLGCSLSLLRVSWIQGEGDNPCVEALGEAGGSQSLDSRTQLDQSDEDFKPRIVPYYRDPNKPYKKVLRTRYIQTELGSRERLLVAVLTSRATLSTLAVAVNRTVAHHFPRLLYFTGQRGARTPAGMQVVSHGDERPAWLMSETLRHLHTHFGADYDWFFIMQDDTYVQAPRLAALAGHLSINQDLYLGRAEEFIGASEQARYCHGGFGYLLSRSLLLRLRPHLDGCRGDILSARPDEWLGRCLIDSLGIGCVSQHQGQQYRSFELAKNRDPETERSLAFLSAFAVHPVSEGTLMYRLHKRFSALELERAYSEIEQLQAQIRNLTALTPEGEAGLSWPLGLPAPFTPHSRFEVLGWDYFTEQHTFSCADGAPKCPLQGASRADVGDAVETALEQLNRRYQPRLRFQKQRLLNGYRRFDPARGMEYTLDLLLEAVTQRGHRRALARRVSLLRPLSRVEILPMPYVTEATRVQLVLPLPAAEAAAAPAFLEAFAAGVLEPREHALLTLLLVYGPREGGRGAPDPFVGVKAAAAELERRYPGTRLAWLAVRAEAPSQVRLMDVVSKKHPVDTLFFLATVWTRPGPEVLNRCRMNAISGWQAFFPVHFQEFNPALAPQRPPLGAGPDPPSPPGADPARGAAGGGRFDRQASAEGCFYNADYLAARARLAADLAGQEEEEALEGLEVMDVFLRFSGLHLFRAVEPGLVQKFSLRDCSPRLSEELYHRCRLSNLEGLGARAQLAMALFEQEQANST; this comes from the exons ATGGCCGGGCCCACCACCATGCGGCTGAGCTCAGTGTTGGCTCTGCTGCGACCAGCACTGCCCCTCATCCTAGGGCTGTCTCTGGGGTGCAGCCTGAGCCTCTTGCGAGTGTCCTGGATCCAGGGGGAGGGAGACAATCCCTGTGTAGAGGCTCTGGGGGAAGCCGGAGGGTCACAGAGTCTAGACTCAAGAACTCAGCTTGACCAAAGCGACGAAGACTTCAAACCCCGGATTGTCCCCTACTACAGGGATCCCAACAAGCCCTACAAGAAGGTGCTCAG GACTCGGTACATCCAGACGGAGCTGGGCTCTCGCGAGCGGTTGCTGGTGGCTGTCCTGACGTCCCGGGCCACGCTGTCCACTCTGGCTGTGGCTGTGAACCGCACGGTGGCTCACCACTTCCCCCGGTTGCTCTACTTCACTGGGCAGCGAGGGGCCCGGACCCCGGCAGGGATGCAGGTGGTGTCTCACGGGGACGAACGGCCAGCCTGGCTCATGTCCGAGACCCTGCGCCATCTTCACACGCACTTCGGGGCCGACTACGACTGGTTCTTCATCATGCAGGACGACACGTACGTGCAGGCCCCCCGCCTGGCGGCCCTGGCCGGCCACCTCAGCATCAACCAGGACCTGTACCTGGGCCGGGCGGAGGAGTTCATCGGCGCCAGCGAGCAGGCCCGGTACTGCCACGGGGGCTTTGGCTACCTGTTGTCCCGGAGCCTCCTGCTTCGGCTGCGGCCACATCTGGATGGCTGCCGCGGAGACATTCTCAGTGCCCGACCTGACGAGTGGCTCGGCCGCTGCCTCATTGACTCTCTGGGCATCGGCTGTGTCTCCCAACACCAG GGGCAGCAGTATCGCTCATTTGAACTGGCCAAAAATAGGGACCCCGAGACGGAGAGAAGCTTAGCTTTCCTGAGTGCCTTCGCAGTGCACCCTGTCTCCGAGGGAACCCTCATGTACCGGCTCCACAAGCGCTTCAGTGCTCTGGAGCTGGAGCGGGCCTACAGCGAGATAGAACAGCTGCAG GCTCAGATCCGGAACCTGACCGCGCTGACCCCCGAGGGGGAGGCGGGGCTGAGCTGGCCCCTTGGGCTCCCGGCCCCCTTCACACCGCACTCCCGTTTTGAGGTCCTGGGCTGGGACTACTTCACAGAGCAGCACACCTTCTCCTGCGCGGACGGGGCCCCCAAGTGCCCCCTGCAAGGGGCGAGCAGGGCAGACGTGGGTGACGCTGTGGAGACGGCCCTGGAGCAGCTGAACCGGCGCTACCAGCCCCGCCTGCGCTTCCAGAAGCAGCGGCTGCTCAACGGCTACCGGCGCTTCGACCCAGCACGGGGCATGGAGTACACGCTGGACCTGCTGCTGGAGGCCGTGACGCAGCGGGGGCACCGGCGGGCGCTGGCGCGCAGGGTCAGCCTGCTGCGGCCGCTGAGCCGCGTGGAGATCCTGCCCATGCCCTACGTCACCGAGGCCACGCGCGTGCAGCTGGTGCTGCCACTACCGGCCGCCGAGGCCGCCGCGGCCCCCGCGTTCCTGGAGGCCTTTGCGGCTGGGGTCCTGGAGCCCCGAGAGCACGCCTTACTCACCCTGTTGCTGGTCTACGGGCCGCGGGAAGGGGGCCGAGGGGCCCCAGACCCGTTCGTCGGGGTGAAGGCGGCAGCGGCCGAGCTGGAACGACGGTACCCGGGGACGAGGCTGGCCTGGCTCGCCGTGCGAGCGGAGGCGCCTTCCCAGGTGCGGCTCATGGACGTGGTCTCCAAGAAGCACCCCGTGGACACGCTCTTCTTCCTTGCCACCGTGTGGACCAGGCCAGGGCCCGAGGTCCTCAACCGGTGCCGCATGAACGCCATCTCCGGCTGGCaggccttcttcccagtccactTCCAGGAGTTCAACCCTGCCCTGGCACCACAGAGACCGCCCTTGGGGGCCGGCCCCGACCCCCCATCCCCTCCGGGTGCGGACCCTGCCCGGGGGGCTGCCGGAGGGGGCAGGTTTGACCGGCAGGCTTCAGCAGAGGGCTGCTTCTACAATGCGGACTACCTGGCTGCCCGAGCCCGGCTGGCCGCCGACCTGGCAggccaggaagaggaggaagccctgGAGGGGCTGGAGGTGATGGATGTTTTCCTCCGGTTCTCAGGGCTCCACCTTTTCCGGGCCGTGGAGCCAGGGCTGGTGCAGAAGTTCTCCCTGCGGGACTGCAGCCCTAGGCTCAGCGAGGAACTCTACCACCGCTGCCGCCTCAGCAacctggaggggctgggggcccgTGCGCAGCTGGCCATGGCCCTGTTCGAGCAGGAGCAGGCCAACAGCACCTAG
- the CHPF2 gene encoding chondroitin sulfate glucuronyltransferase isoform X3, translating into MQVVSHGDERPAWLMSETLRHLHTHFGADYDWFFIMQDDTYVQAPRLAALAGHLSINQDLYLGRAEEFIGASEQARYCHGGFGYLLSRSLLLRLRPHLDGCRGDILSARPDEWLGRCLIDSLGIGCVSQHQGQQYRSFELAKNRDPETERSLAFLSAFAVHPVSEGTLMYRLHKRFSALELERAYSEIEQLQAQIRNLTALTPEGEAGLSWPLGLPAPFTPHSRFEVLGWDYFTEQHTFSCADGAPKCPLQGASRADVGDAVETALEQLNRRYQPRLRFQKQRLLNGYRRFDPARGMEYTLDLLLEAVTQRGHRRALARRVSLLRPLSRVEILPMPYVTEATRVQLVLPLPAAEAAAAPAFLEAFAAGVLEPREHALLTLLLVYGPREGGRGAPDPFVGVKAAAAELERRYPGTRLAWLAVRAEAPSQVRLMDVVSKKHPVDTLFFLATVWTRPGPEVLNRCRMNAISGWQAFFPVHFQEFNPALAPQRPPLGAGPDPPSPPGADPARGAAGGGRFDRQASAEGCFYNADYLAARARLAADLAGQEEEEALEGLEVMDVFLRFSGLHLFRAVEPGLVQKFSLRDCSPRLSEELYHRCRLSNLEGLGARAQLAMALFEQEQANST; encoded by the exons ATGCAGGTGGTGTCTCACGGGGACGAACGGCCAGCCTGGCTCATGTCCGAGACCCTGCGCCATCTTCACACGCACTTCGGGGCCGACTACGACTGGTTCTTCATCATGCAGGACGACACGTACGTGCAGGCCCCCCGCCTGGCGGCCCTGGCCGGCCACCTCAGCATCAACCAGGACCTGTACCTGGGCCGGGCGGAGGAGTTCATCGGCGCCAGCGAGCAGGCCCGGTACTGCCACGGGGGCTTTGGCTACCTGTTGTCCCGGAGCCTCCTGCTTCGGCTGCGGCCACATCTGGATGGCTGCCGCGGAGACATTCTCAGTGCCCGACCTGACGAGTGGCTCGGCCGCTGCCTCATTGACTCTCTGGGCATCGGCTGTGTCTCCCAACACCAG GGGCAGCAGTATCGCTCATTTGAACTGGCCAAAAATAGGGACCCCGAGACGGAGAGAAGCTTAGCTTTCCTGAGTGCCTTCGCAGTGCACCCTGTCTCCGAGGGAACCCTCATGTACCGGCTCCACAAGCGCTTCAGTGCTCTGGAGCTGGAGCGGGCCTACAGCGAGATAGAACAGCTGCAG GCTCAGATCCGGAACCTGACCGCGCTGACCCCCGAGGGGGAGGCGGGGCTGAGCTGGCCCCTTGGGCTCCCGGCCCCCTTCACACCGCACTCCCGTTTTGAGGTCCTGGGCTGGGACTACTTCACAGAGCAGCACACCTTCTCCTGCGCGGACGGGGCCCCCAAGTGCCCCCTGCAAGGGGCGAGCAGGGCAGACGTGGGTGACGCTGTGGAGACGGCCCTGGAGCAGCTGAACCGGCGCTACCAGCCCCGCCTGCGCTTCCAGAAGCAGCGGCTGCTCAACGGCTACCGGCGCTTCGACCCAGCACGGGGCATGGAGTACACGCTGGACCTGCTGCTGGAGGCCGTGACGCAGCGGGGGCACCGGCGGGCGCTGGCGCGCAGGGTCAGCCTGCTGCGGCCGCTGAGCCGCGTGGAGATCCTGCCCATGCCCTACGTCACCGAGGCCACGCGCGTGCAGCTGGTGCTGCCACTACCGGCCGCCGAGGCCGCCGCGGCCCCCGCGTTCCTGGAGGCCTTTGCGGCTGGGGTCCTGGAGCCCCGAGAGCACGCCTTACTCACCCTGTTGCTGGTCTACGGGCCGCGGGAAGGGGGCCGAGGGGCCCCAGACCCGTTCGTCGGGGTGAAGGCGGCAGCGGCCGAGCTGGAACGACGGTACCCGGGGACGAGGCTGGCCTGGCTCGCCGTGCGAGCGGAGGCGCCTTCCCAGGTGCGGCTCATGGACGTGGTCTCCAAGAAGCACCCCGTGGACACGCTCTTCTTCCTTGCCACCGTGTGGACCAGGCCAGGGCCCGAGGTCCTCAACCGGTGCCGCATGAACGCCATCTCCGGCTGGCaggccttcttcccagtccactTCCAGGAGTTCAACCCTGCCCTGGCACCACAGAGACCGCCCTTGGGGGCCGGCCCCGACCCCCCATCCCCTCCGGGTGCGGACCCTGCCCGGGGGGCTGCCGGAGGGGGCAGGTTTGACCGGCAGGCTTCAGCAGAGGGCTGCTTCTACAATGCGGACTACCTGGCTGCCCGAGCCCGGCTGGCCGCCGACCTGGCAggccaggaagaggaggaagccctgGAGGGGCTGGAGGTGATGGATGTTTTCCTCCGGTTCTCAGGGCTCCACCTTTTCCGGGCCGTGGAGCCAGGGCTGGTGCAGAAGTTCTCCCTGCGGGACTGCAGCCCTAGGCTCAGCGAGGAACTCTACCACCGCTGCCGCCTCAGCAacctggaggggctgggggcccgTGCGCAGCTGGCCATGGCCCTGTTCGAGCAGGAGCAGGCCAACAGCACCTAG
- the SMARCD3 gene encoding SWI/SNF-related matrix-associated actin-dependent regulator of chromatin subfamily D member 3, producing the protein MAADEVAGGARKATKSKLFEFLVHGVRPGMPSGARMPHQGAPMGPPGSPYMGSPAVRPGLAPAGMEPARKRAAPPPGQSQAQSQGQPVPTAPARSRSAKRRKMADKILPQRIRELVPESQAYMDLLAFERKLDQTIMRKRVDIQEALKRPMKQKRKLRLYISNTFNPAKPDAEDSDGSIASWELRVEGKLLDDPSKQKRKFSSFFKSLVIELDKDLYGPDNHLVEWHRTPTTQETDGFQVKRPGDLSVRCTLLLMLDYQPPQFKLDPRLARLLGLHTQSRSAIVQALWQYVKTNRLQDSHDKEYINGDKYFQQIFDCPRLKFSEIPQRLTALLLPPDPIVINHVISVDPSDQKKTACYDIDVEVEEPLKGQMSSFLLSTANQQEISALDSKIHETIESINQLKIQRDFMLSFSRDPKGYIQDLLRSQSRDLKVMTDVAGNPEEERRAEFYHQPWSQEAVSRYFYCKIQQRRQELEQSLVVRNT; encoded by the exons ATGGCCGCGGACGAAGTTGCCGGAGGGGCGCGCAAAGCCACGAAAAGCAAACTTTTTGAGTTTCTGGTCCATGGGGTG CGCCCCGGGATGCCGTCTGGAGCCCGGATGCCCCACCAGGGGGCGCCCATGGGCCCCCCGGGCTCCCCGTACATGGGCAGCCCCGCCGTGCGACCCGGCCTGGCCCCCGCGGGCATGGAGCCCGCCCGCAAGCGAGCAGCGCCCCCACCCGGCCAGAGCCAGGCCCAGAGCCAGGGCCAGCCGGTGCCCACCGCCCCCGCGCGGAGCCGCAG tGCCAAGAGGAGGAAGATGGCTGACAAAATCCTCCCTCAAAGG ATCCGGGAGCTGGTCCCGGAGTCCCAGGCTTACATGGACCTCCTGGCGTTTGAGAGGAAACTGGATCAGACCATCATGAGGAAGCGGGTGGACATCCAGGAGGCTCTGAAGCGGCCCATGAAG CAAAAGCGCAAGCTGCGTCTTTATATCTCCAATACTTTTAACCCTGCGAAGCCCGATGCCGAGGATTCTGACGGCAGCATCGCCTCCTGGGAGCTGCGGGTGGAGGGGAAGCTCCTGGATGAC CCCAGCAAGCAGAAGCGGAAGTTCTCTTCCTTCTTCAAGAGCTTGGTCATTGAGCTGGACAAAGACCTCTATGGCCCTGACAACCACCTCGTGGAG TGGCACCGGACACCCACCACTCAGGAGACGGATGGGTTCCAGGTGAAGAGGCCGGGGGACCTGAGTGTGCGTTGCACGCTGCTCCTCATGCTGGACTACCAG CCTCCCCAGTTCAAACTGGATCCCCGCCTGGCCCGGCTGCTGGGCTTGCACACGCAGAGCCGCTCGGCCATCGTCCAGGCCCTGTGGCAATACGTGAAGACCAACCGGCTGCAGGACTCCCACGACAAGGAGTATATCAACGGCGACAAGTATTTCCAGCAG ATTTTTGACTGTCCCCGGCTGAAGTTTTCTGAGATTCCCCAGCGCCTCACAGCCCTTCTGCTGCCCCCTGACCCGATTGTCATCAACCATGTCATCAG CGTGGACCCGTCAGACCAGAAGAAGACGGCGTGCTACGACATTGACGTGGAGGTGGAGGAGCCCCTGAAGGGGCAGATGAGCAGCTTCCTGCTGTCCACGGCCAACCAGCAGGAGATCAGCGCTCTGGACAGTAAG ATCCATGAGACGATTGAGTCCATCAACCAGCTCAAGATCCAGAGGGACTTCATGCTGAGCTTCTCCAGAGACCCCAAGGGCTACATCCAGGACCTCCTCCGCTCCCAGAGCCGGGACCTTAAG GTGATGACAGACGTGGCGGGCAACCCCGAGGAGGAGCGCCGGGCTGAGTTCTACCACCAGCCTTGGTCCCAGGAGGCCGTCAGCCGCTACTTCTACTGCAAG ATCCAGCAGCGCAGGCAGGAGCTGGAGCAGTCGCTGGTCGTGCGCAACACCTAG
- the CHPF2 gene encoding chondroitin sulfate glucuronyltransferase isoform X2 has protein sequence MAGPTTMRLSSVLALLRPALPLILGLSLGCSLSLLRVSWIQGEGDNPCVEALGEAGGSQSLDSRTQLDQSDEDFKPRIVPYYRDPNKPYKKVLRTRYIQTELGSRERLLVAVLTSRATLSTLAVAVNRTVAHHFPRLLYFTGQRGARTPAGMQDDTYVQAPRLAALAGHLSINQDLYLGRAEEFIGASEQARYCHGGFGYLLSRSLLLRLRPHLDGCRGDILSARPDEWLGRCLIDSLGIGCVSQHQGQQYRSFELAKNRDPETERSLAFLSAFAVHPVSEGTLMYRLHKRFSALELERAYSEIEQLQAQIRNLTALTPEGEAGLSWPLGLPAPFTPHSRFEVLGWDYFTEQHTFSCADGAPKCPLQGASRADVGDAVETALEQLNRRYQPRLRFQKQRLLNGYRRFDPARGMEYTLDLLLEAVTQRGHRRALARRVSLLRPLSRVEILPMPYVTEATRVQLVLPLPAAEAAAAPAFLEAFAAGVLEPREHALLTLLLVYGPREGGRGAPDPFVGVKAAAAELERRYPGTRLAWLAVRAEAPSQVRLMDVVSKKHPVDTLFFLATVWTRPGPEVLNRCRMNAISGWQAFFPVHFQEFNPALAPQRPPLGAGPDPPSPPGADPARGAAGGGRFDRQASAEGCFYNADYLAARARLAADLAGQEEEEALEGLEVMDVFLRFSGLHLFRAVEPGLVQKFSLRDCSPRLSEELYHRCRLSNLEGLGARAQLAMALFEQEQANST, from the exons ATGGCCGGGCCCACCACCATGCGGCTGAGCTCAGTGTTGGCTCTGCTGCGACCAGCACTGCCCCTCATCCTAGGGCTGTCTCTGGGGTGCAGCCTGAGCCTCTTGCGAGTGTCCTGGATCCAGGGGGAGGGAGACAATCCCTGTGTAGAGGCTCTGGGGGAAGCCGGAGGGTCACAGAGTCTAGACTCAAGAACTCAGCTTGACCAAAGCGACGAAGACTTCAAACCCCGGATTGTCCCCTACTACAGGGATCCCAACAAGCCCTACAAGAAGGTGCTCAG GACTCGGTACATCCAGACGGAGCTGGGCTCTCGCGAGCGGTTGCTGGTGGCTGTCCTGACGTCCCGGGCCACGCTGTCCACTCTGGCTGTGGCTGTGAACCGCACGGTGGCTCACCACTTCCCCCGGTTGCTCTACTTCACTGGGCAGCGAGGGGCCCGGACCCCGGCAGGGATGCAG GACGACACGTACGTGCAGGCCCCCCGCCTGGCGGCCCTGGCCGGCCACCTCAGCATCAACCAGGACCTGTACCTGGGCCGGGCGGAGGAGTTCATCGGCGCCAGCGAGCAGGCCCGGTACTGCCACGGGGGCTTTGGCTACCTGTTGTCCCGGAGCCTCCTGCTTCGGCTGCGGCCACATCTGGATGGCTGCCGCGGAGACATTCTCAGTGCCCGACCTGACGAGTGGCTCGGCCGCTGCCTCATTGACTCTCTGGGCATCGGCTGTGTCTCCCAACACCAG GGGCAGCAGTATCGCTCATTTGAACTGGCCAAAAATAGGGACCCCGAGACGGAGAGAAGCTTAGCTTTCCTGAGTGCCTTCGCAGTGCACCCTGTCTCCGAGGGAACCCTCATGTACCGGCTCCACAAGCGCTTCAGTGCTCTGGAGCTGGAGCGGGCCTACAGCGAGATAGAACAGCTGCAG GCTCAGATCCGGAACCTGACCGCGCTGACCCCCGAGGGGGAGGCGGGGCTGAGCTGGCCCCTTGGGCTCCCGGCCCCCTTCACACCGCACTCCCGTTTTGAGGTCCTGGGCTGGGACTACTTCACAGAGCAGCACACCTTCTCCTGCGCGGACGGGGCCCCCAAGTGCCCCCTGCAAGGGGCGAGCAGGGCAGACGTGGGTGACGCTGTGGAGACGGCCCTGGAGCAGCTGAACCGGCGCTACCAGCCCCGCCTGCGCTTCCAGAAGCAGCGGCTGCTCAACGGCTACCGGCGCTTCGACCCAGCACGGGGCATGGAGTACACGCTGGACCTGCTGCTGGAGGCCGTGACGCAGCGGGGGCACCGGCGGGCGCTGGCGCGCAGGGTCAGCCTGCTGCGGCCGCTGAGCCGCGTGGAGATCCTGCCCATGCCCTACGTCACCGAGGCCACGCGCGTGCAGCTGGTGCTGCCACTACCGGCCGCCGAGGCCGCCGCGGCCCCCGCGTTCCTGGAGGCCTTTGCGGCTGGGGTCCTGGAGCCCCGAGAGCACGCCTTACTCACCCTGTTGCTGGTCTACGGGCCGCGGGAAGGGGGCCGAGGGGCCCCAGACCCGTTCGTCGGGGTGAAGGCGGCAGCGGCCGAGCTGGAACGACGGTACCCGGGGACGAGGCTGGCCTGGCTCGCCGTGCGAGCGGAGGCGCCTTCCCAGGTGCGGCTCATGGACGTGGTCTCCAAGAAGCACCCCGTGGACACGCTCTTCTTCCTTGCCACCGTGTGGACCAGGCCAGGGCCCGAGGTCCTCAACCGGTGCCGCATGAACGCCATCTCCGGCTGGCaggccttcttcccagtccactTCCAGGAGTTCAACCCTGCCCTGGCACCACAGAGACCGCCCTTGGGGGCCGGCCCCGACCCCCCATCCCCTCCGGGTGCGGACCCTGCCCGGGGGGCTGCCGGAGGGGGCAGGTTTGACCGGCAGGCTTCAGCAGAGGGCTGCTTCTACAATGCGGACTACCTGGCTGCCCGAGCCCGGCTGGCCGCCGACCTGGCAggccaggaagaggaggaagccctgGAGGGGCTGGAGGTGATGGATGTTTTCCTCCGGTTCTCAGGGCTCCACCTTTTCCGGGCCGTGGAGCCAGGGCTGGTGCAGAAGTTCTCCCTGCGGGACTGCAGCCCTAGGCTCAGCGAGGAACTCTACCACCGCTGCCGCCTCAGCAacctggaggggctgggggcccgTGCGCAGCTGGCCATGGCCCTGTTCGAGCAGGAGCAGGCCAACAGCACCTAG